ACCGGGTAAAATACCTTGGTTACCCCATTCTTTTACCGTTTGGAAAACCTCACGCATAACCACTTTGCCGAGAGTTTCTATTAAACCTGAGCGTTCTGCGACAGGAATAAATCGAGCGGGGCTAATGTAACCTTCAACCGGATGTTTCCAACGAACGAGGGCTTCTGCACCATTAATTCTGAAATCACGGGCACTTACTTTTGGTTGGTACCACACTTCGAGTCCATTATTTTGCAGTGCTTTTTGTAATTCGATTTCTAACCATAGACGCATTCTTGCTTCTTTATTCATTTGATCATGGAATTTGATCAAACGATTACGACCACGATCTTTTGCTTCGTACATCGCAGTATCTGCATTTTGTAGCAAACTGCGGGCATCTGTTCCATCTACAGGGTATTGAACACTGCCAATAGAGCAAGCTAATCGTTTTGAAAAGTGTACTAAATCAAATGGTTGGTTTATTAAGTTAATGATCTTTTCAGCAAGTTGGTCAAGGATTTGATTGTGTTCTGGTTTCGGAAAGATAATGCCAAATTCATCGCCGCCTAAATGCCCAACTACGGCATGTTTTGGTAGCAGTTTTTGTAAGCGAGTCGATATCTCTTTTAGTACTCTATCACCAATGTGGTGGCCTAAAGAGTCATTAATGTTTTTAAAATTATCAATATCAATATCAATATCAAGATAGAGCATGAAAAATGGAATGTCTTCTTTGATCATTTTTTCAATAACATGAGTAAAACCGTGGCGGTTATAAATCCCAGTTAAAAGATCAACTTGAGGTGAGCAAATGGTTACATTTTTTTCTGTTGGTTTTTTATTTTTAAGGATAACCAGATGAGCGGTACTACCAAGAACATGCGTCTTTTCTACACTTAAACTCAATTCAGCACGAGTTGCACAATTAGCAGAGCTTCGAACAACGAGCTGTTGCTCAGAAGGAAGAGCAGTAATTAATTCAGATAACGATTTAGTTTTTGATGGTGAACTGAATAATTGTTCAATGCTTTCACCAATAAACTCTGATGGTTTATTAAACCCTAATATTGTGGCTGATGCGGTATTGGCAGAAACGATGATGTCGCCTTCTAATAAGAAAATCGCATCAGTGAGAAGCTCGGTTAACTTACGATATTTTGACTCACTCTCTTCTAATGAATTAAGTAAGAGCTGTCGTTCTGATGTATCGACAGCATGGAATACAATATAAGTATTACCATC
The Aliivibrio salmonicida LFI1238 genome window above contains:
- a CDS encoding sensor domain-containing protein; this translates as MSLAQIQHWLPLLTDNSPFLFAILDSDHKYVTVNNRYSEISGLNRESLCGRTDPEILGEHFYSSLKSYYDRAFNGEKIEAEITLNDHRFETSLHFSLFPIEQDGNTYIVFHAVDTSERQLLLNSLEESESKYRKLTELLTDAIFLLEGDIIVSANTASATILGFNKPSEFIGESIEQLFSSPSKTKSLSELITALPSEQQLVVRSSANCATRAELSLSVEKTHVLGSTAHLVILKNKKPTEKNVTICSPQVDLLTGIYNRHGFTHVIEKMIKEDIPFFMLYLDIDIDIDNFKNINDSLGHHIGDRVLKEISTRLQKLLPKHAVVGHLGGDEFGIIFPKPEHNQILDQLAEKIINLINQPFDLVHFSKRLACSIGSVQYPVDGTDARSLLQNADTAMYEAKDRGRNRLIKFHDQMNKEARMRLWLEIELQKALQNNGLEVWYQPKVSARDFRINGAEALVRWKHPVEGYISPARFIPVAERSGLIETLGKVVMREVFQTVKEWGNQGILPGRIAINLSPAQFGNPQLIEYMERLLKTTQVDPNCITLELTESAVMSDGEHAIQMLDAIKKLGFTLSIDDFGTGYSSLAYLARFPVDELKIDRGFISEIDTLPKQITIIENVINLGKNLNMDIIAEGVETRQQAMLLSSLNCDSIQGFHFYKPQPKQEIEALLVQNKRASS